The window atatccccagcccaccagggttcaagtctttGTGCTcgtatttattcctggatttatttcaggatttccggtgatgcgcattcagtgggaggagacgttttcgTTGACGACGAGGTGGCTACATcgactttgtaaatttcaagatgatatgccggctcagtctttcggaagtGCTCATAGCGGTAGGGTGCACGTGCGtgcgcttagagcatctccaacaggcgcggcaAAAGGCGTGCCCGCGCGCTAAAAATTGCTTTTAGCGCGCGCCGGCCGGTTCCGCGCGCTCCAGCGGTGGCAAGAACTTACCGCGTGCCGGAAGAGTTTGCGCGCGCGCGGGAGAAAGCGGCACGCGGCGCGAGagatttggcgcgccgcttcaCGCGCGCCTATAAATTTCCACGCTCGCCACACGCATAGAGCACAACCACGCGCCCTCCCCTCGCAACCTCGCCGCTTTGCTGCtttccgcgccaccatgccgccgcgccgtcgGGGTGCTTCGGGCTATCGCGGCATCCGCGAGCACCCCAACGGCTGGTACTCCGCCGAGATACAGTCCGGCGACGTCCAGCTCGGCCTTGGGACGTTCCGGAGCGTGCACGAGGCGGCCCGCGCGTACAACGCGCTGGCGTGGCGCTTGGAGAGgcctcggtcgaagatgaacttccgggacgtcttcacgcgcgtcaggcgcagcgcgtcgcccctccgccgcgtctcatCACCGACATGGACCGTGCTGGCCACGCTcggcggcagcgccgcctcctcgtcaccgaggaggacgagcgagccatggcggagtgcCGCCGTCGCCACCCGGAAGACGTCGCCGACGAGCATGCCTactgggcggagaggacggcaaggcgccgcgCGGAGCGGGCTGACCGGCGTCAGCGGAAGGCATTGGCGAACAAGCAGTGCGATATCGTTTCAGCAGGTGGGAGGTCGTTCTTCACCGCGGACGACGAACGTTGGGACGACACATGGATCTCAACCTCGGACGACACcgacgaggatgatgatggtgatggtagCTACTTGGAGTAGTTTCTGTATATGTATGCCGTAGTagtttctatctatctatctatgccgtagtagtatctatctatctatatatgtCGAACTATCTATCTAGTTGCACCGATCTAAAATATCTTTGTATCATTTTTTTATCTATGCAattaattttaaaaaaatgttgtagAATGAGCACACGCGCTGCATTTTTACCGCACCTGCTGGAGCTGCGCGCGCGGCTTttcagcgcggctgctggagcaaaCGCTGCGCGCCGCGCTAAACCAGGCGATGGCGCACGCCAAATCAGTTTTTAGCGCGCGACGCGTTCGGCgcctgttggagttgctcttataggggtgagtgtatgcgcctgtatatgagcgcttgcgtatgTACTGTATTAAAAAATATTTTAGATCGTGATGATTTGAAAATTATCACAGAGTAgatataaaataaaaaaaatcaccgGGCTGCTAACACTAGTTGACTCCTAGGTTTTCTAgcattttgtttttagcaaaagatTGCCTCCTGGTTCCGCCGCGCGTGCCCATCAGTCAGGTCGACAAATCCAGCTCCGACAAGAAATCATTGGGacataaattttgttggtaggtctGCCTATTTATTTAATCTAttccctccgttttaaaatagtATTTCCTCGGTCACGATTTAGAAGATGTACATGAGAAATCTTTAGGACCAAGGTGTTTAATGATTGTACTAATTTTATATTAAAGTCGTCTATTTTGAAACGAAGGGACTAAATGAAAAGCCGCAAAATCCAAACCACATCTCGTCATCACTGACATAAATTTTGCATGGTAGGTCTGCCTATCTATTCTATCTAAATGGAAAGTCAAATTGCCTGGCTGCTATCAGCTTCCTTGCTACACTAGTGATTCTTCGTACGCATCTTCCTGAATTATCGTTTTTCTTTCTTGAATTATTGGTCTGGTTGGTTTCACTCGCTAATTAATTCTCCACCAGCGAGCTATAAAATGCAAACTTTTACCAGTTCATGCACATCTTTAATTGTCACCATGGCGGCTCAGCTAGTGGCAGCACTCTTATCTCCACAAGCACTATCGCTTTATCTCCTGCTCCTCCCTATCGTCCTCCTCTACTACTCGGCAACAAAAACAAAGAGATCGGGGAGCGAGCAGGCTGCGGCGGCGGGCCATGGCGAAGAGCGCCCCCTTCCTGCGCCTCCGAGTAAGCTCCCTGTCATCGGCCACCTCCACCTCATCGGCACcaacccccacgtctccctcgccGCGCTCACCGCCCAGCACGGCGACGGCGGGATCCTGCTGCTCCACCTGGGCCAGGTGCGCAATCTCGTGGTCACTACCCCGGGCGCCGCGGAGGCGGTGCTTCGCACGCACGACCACGTCTTCGCGTCGCGCCCGCAGAACGCGTTCGCCGACACGCTCCTCGACGGCTCCGACATCGCCTTCGCCCCCTACGGCGAGTTCTGGCGGCAGCTGAGGCGGCTGGTCACCACGCACCTGCTCAGCGCCAGGAAGGTGCTGTCGCTCCGCGCTGGTCGCGAGGAGGAGGCACGCCTGGTCATGGCCAAGATCCGCGACGCTGCGGCCGCCGGCGCCGCCATGGACGTGTCCACGCTGCTCGCCACCTTCACCAACGACGTCGCTTGCCGCGCCGTGTCCGGCAAGTTCTTCCGGGAGGAAGGCCGGAACGAGCTGTTCCGGGAGGTGATCGACGGCAACGTCGCGGCGTTCGGGGGGTTCAACCCGCAGGACTACTTCCCGAGCCTGGCCAAGGTGGACGCGCTGGCGCGGGTGCTGTTCCCCAAGATGACTCGGCTGAGGAAGAGGTGGGACGGGCTGCTCGACAGGATCATCGACGACCACGCCACCAAATCATCGCTGCagcaagaagaagatgaggaggagacAGACTTCGTGGACGTTCTCCTCGCTCGTCAACACGAGTACAGTCTCACCAGGCAGCATATCAAGGCCATTTTGGTGGTACGTAATACCTAATTTCCAAGAGAATCTCTTTGCACTATCTAGCACTTGCTAATGTTCATCATATATTCCccctgtccgaaaatacttgtcatagaaatgaatgtatctagacatattttagttttagatacatctttttttatccattCTTGGGCAAGTAATTCCGGACAAAGGGAGCATTTAATTAGATCGAATCCATGTCTGCAGGACATGTTTGTAGCTGGGACGGACACGTCATACGTAGTCCTAGAGTTCGCCATGGCCGAGCTCATGCGAAAGCCACACCTCATGGCCAAACTCCAAGCCGAGGTAAGGGAAAAGACACCAAAGGGCCAACCAATGGTCATGGAGGATGACTTGGGCGGCATGACCTACCTAAAGGCGGTCTTGAAGGAGACGCTCCGGCTGCACCCACCATTGCCCCTCCTCCTCCCACACTTCTCTGTGGACAAGTGTGTCATTAACGGCTACACAGTCCCCACCGAAACTCGTGTCATCATCAATGTGTGGGCCATCGGCAGAGACCCTGGGTCGTGGGAGGATGCGGAGGAGTTCATCCCTGAGAGGTTCGAGGACATCGCGTCCCCCGACTACAAGGGGAGGGATTTTGGGATCCTGCCGTTTGGAGCCGGTCGAAGGATATGTCCCGGGATAAACTTTGGCATGGCCTCCGTGGAGATTATGCTCGCCAACCTTGCATATTGCTTTGATTGGGAGCTCCCGGGTGGGATGCAGCACAAGGACCTCAATATGTCAGAGGTGTTTGGAATGACGATACACCGGGAGGAGAAGCTAATTCTTGTCCCAACAACACGAGATGTTAGTCATGAATAATATATAGTTTACATGCACTTGTAACGGTATAGATGCTATAGTACTTAAGAGTGTTATTTTTGTATGCTGGTAATGTTTAGATGTATGGTGCAGTGTTACAAATACTATGGTTTTCCTCTAGTGTTGTTGTATGGACTTTTTTCAACATCACTTTGGAAGGCGCCACATTTAAGATGGTCAAAGTCATTATGGGGCCTCTGCCAACTAAAATAAGTGCACGTGTGTAGATAGGGAAATGGTTGGAGTACTCAATATATATCTCTTTAGTAACTTGGGCAATATCTGGGGTGAATAGGTCAAAGAGGTTGTGGAACtgtacatcaactccttcatccttCATATGGACAAGGACTACATACTCATGCCCTATTCACCTCTAAGTCTTATTGTAATTTGTATTGTCAAAATGTTTACCTTTCTTTATGCACTTACATCCATGCAACTTTCCTTTGATCTCGTTTGTATACATCCATGCAACTTTCCTTTCATTATCATCAATCTGAAATTTCTAATGTGGTAAAGTGTGTTCATCAACGAAACATGCCTCTTCATTTTGACAATTTCGTGTCCCATTATAAATATGTTTAGTTGGAAAACTCTTTTTTTTCTATATATTTGATGTTTTTCCAACTTCCTGAATAGCTAACAGGGAAATAGGATATGTTTGCCaagtttagtagctttatttataaTCACCGACGAGGAGAAGGACCTTGCTGATCTATTCATACACTATGAAACCTTTATTTACTAACTCGTAAGATATATAATCATATACTCTAGAACGTTATACTTACTTGTGGCTAATATGGACAACATACTATCTAGAAACATCTAATTTGGCGCTTATTAGACATTACGTTTCACATCCCTCTTTTGTATAGCACTTACATATACACTACTACTCATCTGAATCTCATCAATTATTGGTAGA is drawn from Triticum dicoccoides isolate Atlit2015 ecotype Zavitan chromosome 6B, WEW_v2.0, whole genome shotgun sequence and contains these coding sequences:
- the LOC119320126 gene encoding indole-2-monooxygenase-like, yielding MAAQLVAALLSPQALSLYLLLLPIVLLYYSATKTKRSGSEQAAAAGHGEERPLPAPPSKLPVIGHLHLIGTNPHVSLAALTAQHGDGGILLLHLGQVRNLVVTTPGAAEAVLRTHDHVFASRPQNAFADTLLDGSDIAFAPYGEFWRQLRRLVTTHLLSARKVLSLRAGREEEARLVMAKIRDAAAAGAAMDVSTLLATFTNDVACRAVSGKFFREEGRNELFREVIDGNVAAFGGFNPQDYFPSLAKVDALARVLFPKMTRLRKRWDGLLDRIIDDHATKSSLQQEEDEEETDFVDVLLARQHEYSLTRQHIKAILVDMFVAGTDTSYVVLEFAMAELMRKPHLMAKLQAEVREKTPKGQPMVMEDDLGGMTYLKAVLKETLRLHPPLPLLLPHFSVDKCVINGYTVPTETRVIINVWAIGRDPGSWEDAEEFIPERFEDIASPDYKGRDFGILPFGAGRRICPGINFGMASVEIMLANLAYCFDWELPGGMQHKDLNMSEVFGMTIHREEKLILVPTTRDVSHE